A single Betaproteobacteria bacterium DNA region contains:
- a CDS encoding anthranilate/aminodeoxychorismate synthase component II (TrpG; with TrpE catalyzes the formation of anthranilate and glutamate from chorismate and glutamine; TrpG provides the glutamine amidotransferase activity) — MLLMLDNYDSFTYNLVQYLGELGEDVRVFRNDEITLEEAAMLAPRAIVISPGPCTPKEAGVSVSLIERFAGDIPILGVCLGHQAIGQAFGGRIVHAKRVMHGKTSPIHHEGKGVFAGLPNPLTATRYHSLVIERASLPASLEITAWTDDGEIMGVRHREKAVEGVQFHPESILTEAGHDLLRNFLKQQPERAFGDSASDAVPAVTGRA, encoded by the coding sequence ATGTTGCTGATGCTCGACAACTACGATTCCTTCACCTACAACCTGGTGCAATACCTGGGCGAGCTGGGGGAGGACGTGCGCGTGTTCCGCAACGACGAGATCACACTCGAAGAGGCGGCGATGCTCGCGCCGCGGGCGATCGTGATTTCGCCCGGGCCGTGCACGCCGAAAGAGGCCGGTGTCTCGGTGTCGCTGATCGAGCGTTTCGCCGGCGATATCCCGATATTGGGCGTCTGCCTGGGCCATCAGGCGATCGGTCAGGCCTTCGGCGGGCGCATCGTGCATGCGAAGCGCGTCATGCACGGCAAGACTTCGCCGATTCACCACGAAGGCAAGGGCGTTTTCGCCGGCTTGCCCAACCCGCTCACCGCGACGCGCTACCACTCGCTAGTGATCGAGCGCGCGAGCCTGCCTGCATCCCTGGAAATCACCGCCTGGACCGACGACGGCGAGATCATGGGCGTGCGCCACCGGGAGAAAGCCGTCGAAGGCGTGCAGTTCCACCCGGAGTCGATCCTGACCGAGGCGGGGCATGACCTGTTGCGCAATTTTCTGAAGCAGCAGCCCGAGCGTGCGTTCGGCGACTCGGCCTCGGATGCCGTTCCCGCCGTCACCGGACGCGCCTGA
- a CDS encoding peptidoglycan DD-metalloendopeptidase family protein: protein MQNAKAVILAHKRGGSRKALWLAIAAGIPCFGVVAAFGVAPDTLVEKVQFERIVQEVTLPPLTSIDDSPQTIFVREGRIERGDTVAALLSRLAVDDPEAVGFLRSSKDVRALTQLRPGRSVHAETDADGQMRSLTYLTPGGTLFSVQRDQNGFEVTEQPAQLDSQPLMASGEIRSSLFAATDAAGLSDAIAIQIAEIFSSHIDFHRDLRRGDRFAVVYEGLYHKGEMVKAGRVLAAEFVNQGKSYQAIWFDAGDGHGGYYTPEGRSLRRAFLRSPLEFSRISSGFSRARFHPILKTWTAHRGIDYAARTGTRVRTTGDGVVTFAGRKGGYGNLVIVKHAGKYSTYYAHLSRFAEGIRRGARVAQGEYVGYVGQTGMATGPHLHYEFHINGVQHDPLRVVLPEAVPITRELRAAFDAQARPLAHQMALMRQVAIARLD, encoded by the coding sequence ATGCAAAACGCTAAGGCGGTGATTCTAGCTCACAAACGGGGAGGAAGCCGGAAGGCTTTGTGGTTGGCCATCGCCGCCGGAATACCGTGTTTCGGGGTCGTGGCAGCCTTCGGCGTCGCCCCCGATACTCTCGTCGAAAAGGTTCAATTCGAGCGCATTGTGCAGGAAGTCACCCTTCCGCCGCTGACCTCGATCGACGATTCCCCCCAAACCATCTTCGTTCGCGAAGGCCGTATCGAGCGCGGCGACACCGTAGCGGCGCTGCTTTCGCGCCTGGCGGTGGACGATCCGGAGGCGGTCGGCTTTTTGCGCAGCTCGAAGGACGTGCGGGCGCTGACCCAGCTTCGACCCGGACGCAGCGTCCATGCCGAGACCGATGCCGACGGTCAGATGCGCAGTCTCACCTACCTCACGCCCGGCGGCACGCTGTTCAGCGTACAGCGCGACCAGAATGGATTCGAAGTCACCGAGCAGCCCGCGCAGCTCGACAGCCAGCCGCTCATGGCTTCGGGCGAAATCCGCAGCTCGCTGTTCGCCGCCACCGATGCGGCCGGCCTGTCCGACGCGATCGCGATCCAGATTGCCGAGATATTCTCCAGTCATATCGATTTCCACCGCGATCTGCGTCGCGGCGACCGTTTCGCCGTGGTGTACGAAGGTCTTTATCACAAGGGCGAGATGGTGAAGGCCGGGCGCGTGCTCGCCGCCGAATTCGTCAACCAGGGCAAGAGTTACCAGGCAATCTGGTTCGACGCCGGCGACGGCCACGGCGGCTACTACACGCCCGAGGGCCGCAGCCTGCGCAGGGCCTTCCTGCGCTCGCCGCTGGAGTTCTCCCGCATCTCGTCAGGCTTTTCCCGCGCCCGCTTCCATCCCATCCTGAAGACCTGGACGGCGCACCGTGGCATCGACTACGCCGCACGCACCGGCACCCGCGTGCGCACCACCGGCGATGGCGTCGTGACCTTCGCCGGCCGCAAGGGTGGCTACGGCAACCTCGTAATCGTCAAACACGCCGGCAAGTACAGCACCTATTACGCGCATTTGTCGCGCTTCGCCGAAGGCATTCGCAGGGGCGCGCGTGTGGCCCAAGGCGAATACGTCGGCTACGTGGGTCAGACCGGCATGGCAACCGGGCCGCATCTGCACTACGAATTCCACATCAACGGTGTGCAGCACGATCCGCTGCGTGTGGTATTGCCCGAGGCGGTGCCGATCACGCGTGAGCTGCGAGCCGCGTTCGATGCACAGGCACGCCCACTGGCCCACCAGATGGCGTTGATGCGACAGGTTGCGATCGCCCGGCTCGATTAG
- the rpsI gene encoding 30S ribosomal protein S9, with the protein MATRGHFHYGTGRRKTAVARVFMRSGSGAIVVNDKPVDEFFSRETGRMVVRQPLVLTNHLNSFDIMVNVHGGGESGQAGAVRHGISRALVAYDDALKPALRKAGLVTRDAREVERKKVGLHKARRRKQFSKR; encoded by the coding sequence ATGGCGACCCGAGGCCACTTCCACTACGGCACCGGACGGCGCAAGACAGCCGTCGCGCGCGTCTTTATGAGGTCCGGCAGCGGCGCGATTGTCGTCAACGACAAGCCCGTCGACGAGTTCTTTTCGCGCGAGACCGGCCGCATGGTGGTGCGCCAGCCGCTGGTGCTCACCAATCATCTCAATTCCTTCGATATCATGGTCAACGTCCATGGTGGCGGAGAATCCGGCCAGGCGGGAGCGGTCCGACATGGCATCAGCCGTGCGCTGGTCGCTTACGACGATGCGCTCAAGCCCGCGCTGCGCAAGGCCGGCCTGGTGACGCGCGACGCACGCGAGGTGGAACGCAAGAAAGTCGGCCTGCACAAGGCCCGCCGACGCAAGCAGTTCTCCAAGCGTTAG
- a CDS encoding cell shape determination protein CcmA, protein MFGARQTKPNGRIDTLIGAGSRVDGDVHFAGGLRIDGTVKGNVIADDAGTVVLSEHASVEGEIRVAHAVINGKVIGSIYGAETVELQSKADVCGDVHYKTLEVQIGAIVQGRLAHEAEQRGADKVVSLKSGAVD, encoded by the coding sequence ATGTTCGGAGCCAGGCAAACCAAGCCCAATGGCCGTATCGACACGCTGATCGGCGCCGGTTCGCGCGTGGACGGCGACGTTCATTTCGCCGGCGGGCTGCGCATCGACGGTACGGTGAAGGGCAACGTCATCGCGGATGATGCCGGCACCGTGGTGCTGTCCGAGCATGCGAGCGTCGAGGGCGAGATTCGGGTCGCGCACGCAGTCATCAACGGCAAGGTGATCGGGTCGATCTACGGCGCCGAAACCGTCGAGCTGCAGTCCAAGGCCGACGTCTGCGGAGACGTGCACTACAAGACGCTGGAGGTCCAGATCGGTGCCATCGTGCAGGGCCGGCTCGCGCACGAGGCCGAGCAGCGCGGCGCCGACAAGGTGGTCTCGCTCAAATCGGGGGCGGTCGATTGA
- the coq7 gene encoding 2-polyprenyl-3-methyl-6-methoxy-1,4-benzoquinone monooxygenase yields the protein MPDRFVLAFDRALKTILGPSRSTRPMPGDNQPEAELDASERAKAAALMRVNHAGEVCAQALYQGQALTARNAQAKQALTQAAEEEVEHLAWTEQRLAELSGRKSLLNPAWYAGSYVIGAVAGLAGDRWSLGFLAETERQVVQHLNRHLQALSHRDARSRAVVTAMKRDEARHATTALYLGGTELPLPARLAMRLASRVMTTTAHWV from the coding sequence ATCCCCGACCGCTTCGTATTGGCTTTCGATCGCGCGTTGAAGACGATCTTGGGCCCATCACGCTCGACGCGGCCGATGCCGGGCGACAACCAGCCCGAGGCCGAGCTCGATGCCTCCGAGCGCGCCAAGGCGGCTGCACTGATGCGCGTCAACCATGCCGGAGAAGTCTGTGCCCAGGCCCTCTATCAAGGTCAAGCCTTGACAGCACGCAATGCGCAGGCGAAGCAAGCGCTCACCCAAGCAGCCGAGGAAGAGGTCGAGCACCTGGCCTGGACCGAGCAAAGGCTGGCCGAGTTGAGCGGGCGCAAAAGCTTGCTGAATCCGGCCTGGTATGCAGGTTCTTATGTCATCGGTGCGGTGGCGGGGCTTGCGGGCGACCGCTGGAGCCTGGGCTTTCTCGCCGAGACCGAGCGCCAGGTGGTGCAGCATCTCAACCGCCACCTGCAGGCCCTATCGCATCGCGATGCGCGCAGCCGCGCCGTCGTTACGGCAATGAAGCGCGACGAGGCGCGCCATGCGACCACCGCGCTCTACCTGGGGGGAACCGAACTGCCGCTGCCTGCCCGTCTCGCGATGCGGCTCGCCTCGCGCGTGATGACGACCACGGCGCATTGGGTGTAA
- the erpA gene encoding iron-sulfur cluster insertion protein ErpA produces MNAINEIPANAVVLSDAAVGKVKSLIDEEGNPELKLRIFVTGGGCSGFQYGFTFDENAAEDDTAMVKDGVTFLVDSMSFQYLMGAEIDYTEGIEGAQFVIKNPNATSTCGCGSSFSA; encoded by the coding sequence ATGAATGCAATCAACGAAATCCCTGCGAACGCAGTGGTGCTTAGCGACGCCGCGGTGGGTAAGGTCAAATCGCTGATCGACGAGGAAGGCAATCCAGAGCTCAAGCTGCGCATCTTCGTCACCGGCGGTGGCTGTTCCGGCTTTCAGTATGGCTTCACCTTCGATGAGAACGCGGCCGAAGACGACACTGCCATGGTGAAGGACGGCGTCACCTTCCTGGTTGATTCGATGAGCTTCCAATACCTGATGGGCGCGGAAATCGACTACACCGAGGGCATCGAAGGCGCGCAGTTCGTCATCAAGAATCCGAACGCCACTTCAACCTGCGGCTGCGGGTCGTCGTTCTCGGCCTGA
- the rplM gene encoding 50S ribosomal protein L13 — MRTFSAKPEEVQHGWYVVDASNKVLGRLASEIAHRLRGKHKVIYTPHVDTGDYIVVVNADKLRVTGTKDESKKYYRYTGFPGGIRETTFGKMQERFPTRALELAVKGMLPKGPLGYAMLRKLKVYSGGSHPHSAQQPKTLEI; from the coding sequence ATGCGCACGTTCTCCGCGAAGCCCGAAGAGGTCCAGCACGGCTGGTACGTCGTGGATGCCTCGAACAAGGTGCTCGGCCGCCTGGCCAGCGAGATCGCGCACCGCCTGCGCGGCAAGCACAAGGTGATCTATACCCCCCACGTCGACACGGGCGATTATATCGTCGTGGTGAATGCGGATAAGCTGCGCGTCACCGGTACGAAGGACGAGAGCAAGAAGTACTACCGCTACACGGGCTTCCCCGGCGGCATACGCGAGACGACGTTCGGCAAGATGCAGGAGCGCTTCCCGACCCGGGCGCTGGAGCTTGCCGTCAAGGGCATGCTGCCGAAAGGGCCGCTGGGCTATGCGATGCTGCGCAAGCTCAAGGTCTACAGCGGCGGCTCCCATCCCCACAGCGCACAGCAGCCCAAGACCCTGGAGATCTGA
- a CDS encoding N-acetyl-gamma-glutamyl-phosphate reductase encodes MVTAGIVGGTGYTGVELLRLLARHPQVKLHAITSRGEAGTAVADMFPSLRGAVDLAFVDPAQAALERCDVVFFATPNGICMQQARPLLAAGVRVIDLAADFRFRDVATWETWYKMKHACPDLVADAVYGLPEMYRARVRTGRLVANPGCYPTSVQLGFLPLIEAGVVDFDHLIADAKSGVSGAGRKTEVHTLFAEAADNFKAYGVPGHRHLPEIAQGLSAMAGRAIMPVFVPHLTPMIRGIHATLYAQLTQPVDLQALYEKRYANEPFVDVVPAGSHPDTRSVRGANTCRIAVHQPQGGETAVVLSVIDNLVKGAAGQAVQNMNIMFDLPETAGLEGLALLP; translated from the coding sequence ATGGTGACGGCTGGAATCGTAGGCGGTACCGGGTACACAGGGGTCGAATTGCTGCGGCTGCTCGCCCGACATCCGCAAGTGAAGCTGCACGCAATCACCTCCCGCGGCGAGGCCGGAACGGCGGTCGCCGACATGTTTCCGAGCCTCCGTGGCGCAGTGGATCTTGCTTTCGTCGATCCGGCGCAGGCCGCGCTCGAGCGCTGCGATGTGGTGTTTTTCGCTACGCCCAACGGCATCTGCATGCAGCAAGCAAGGCCGCTGCTGGCAGCCGGGGTACGCGTGATCGATCTCGCCGCCGATTTCCGCTTCCGCGACGTGGCAACCTGGGAGACCTGGTACAAGATGAAGCACGCTTGTCCCGACCTGGTCGCGGATGCCGTGTACGGGCTGCCGGAGATGTATCGCGCCCGCGTGCGCACGGGCCGGCTGGTCGCCAACCCCGGCTGCTATCCGACCTCGGTTCAGCTGGGTTTTCTGCCCCTCATCGAAGCCGGCGTGGTCGATTTCGATCATCTCATCGCCGATGCCAAGTCCGGCGTGAGCGGTGCCGGCCGCAAGACCGAAGTGCACACCTTGTTCGCCGAAGCGGCGGACAACTTCAAGGCCTACGGTGTGCCGGGCCACCGCCATCTGCCTGAGATCGCACAGGGCTTGTCCGCCATGGCCGGACGGGCGATCATGCCCGTGTTCGTTCCCCATTTGACGCCGATGATCCGCGGCATCCACGCCACGCTTTACGCGCAGCTGACCCAGCCGGTGGATCTGCAGGCGCTGTACGAAAAGCGGTACGCGAACGAGCCGTTCGTCGACGTCGTCCCGGCCGGTTCGCACCCCGATACGCGCAGCGTGCGGGGCGCGAACACCTGCCGTATCGCTGTCCATCAGCCGCAAGGAGGCGAGACCGCGGTGGTGCTCTCGGTTATCGACAACCTGGTCAAAGGCGCCGCCGGTCAGGCGGTGCAGAACATGAACATCATGTTCGATCTGCCCGAGACCGCCGGGCTCGAAGGGCTCGCGCTGCTGCCGTGA
- the trpC gene encoding indole-3-glycerol phosphate synthase TrpC, protein MSSSPTSPPNILERILEVKAQEIAAAAAALPLPEIRARAASATPVRDFAGAMRASLRAGQPAVIAEIKKASPSRGLLRDPFVPAQIAASYQRHGAACLSVLTDRSFFQGSADDLVAARAACALPVLCKDFVVDPYQVYEARAWGADCILLIVAALEPEKMRALEQLAHGLGMSVLVEVHDAAELDAALALDTPLVGINNRDLRTFVTRLETTYTLLGRLPENRIAVTESGILGQADVVAMRSRGVHAFLVGEAFMRSPDPGEALSRLFFPGTAA, encoded by the coding sequence ATGTCGAGCTCGCCCACGTCTCCGCCGAATATCCTGGAACGCATCCTCGAGGTCAAGGCGCAGGAAATCGCCGCGGCAGCTGCAGCCCTGCCGTTGCCGGAAATTCGCGCGCGCGCGGCAAGCGCGACCCCGGTTCGCGATTTTGCCGGCGCCATGCGCGCCAGCCTGCGCGCGGGGCAGCCGGCCGTGATCGCCGAGATCAAGAAGGCGAGCCCGAGCCGCGGCTTGCTGCGCGACCCGTTTGTTCCGGCGCAGATCGCGGCGAGCTATCAACGCCACGGCGCCGCCTGTCTTTCGGTGCTGACCGATCGCTCGTTCTTCCAGGGGTCGGCCGACGATCTCGTGGCGGCGCGAGCGGCTTGCGCGTTACCGGTATTGTGCAAGGATTTCGTGGTCGATCCTTACCAGGTGTACGAGGCGAGGGCCTGGGGCGCCGATTGCATCCTGCTGATCGTGGCCGCGCTGGAGCCGGAGAAGATGCGCGCGCTCGAGCAGCTGGCGCACGGGCTCGGCATGAGCGTGCTGGTGGAAGTCCACGACGCAGCCGAACTGGATGCTGCCCTGGCGCTCGACACGCCGCTCGTCGGCATCAACAATCGCGATTTGAGAACGTTCGTCACCCGGCTGGAGACGACGTATACGCTGTTGGGCCGATTACCCGAGAATCGCATTGCGGTGACCGAAAGCGGCATCCTCGGGCAGGCCGATGTCGTCGCGATGCGCAGCCGCGGGGTGCATGCCTTCCTGGTCGGTGAAGCGTTCATGCGCTCGCCCGATCCGGGCGAGGCCTTGTCCCGACTCTTTTTCCCTGGAACGGCCGCGTGA
- a CDS encoding anhydro-N-acetylmuramic acid kinase, which produces MASDLYIGLMSGTSLDGIDAVLADFSLRALMVSTYYGAIPAPLRSELKTLLQPGEDELARSAVAGNELTAHYARAVEALLRDAGKSASEILAIGCHGQTVRHLPERGYTIQLVNGALLAEQTGIAVVCDFRSRDVAAGGQGAPLVPAFHSAMFRHRSVDRVIVNLGGIANLTWLPATGAITGFDCGPANALLDEWVEQHLGAPYDAAGHWAASGEVLPDLLAVLAADPYFARSPPKSTGREYFDLKWAHAHLRSQYRREDVQATFAELSASVLASAIARYCPGANEVLLCGGGVANVDLVERIARLLAGRKVASTALLGVDPDWVEALAFAWLAREALAGRPGNVPEVTGARGPRVLGCIYPA; this is translated from the coding sequence ATGGCGTCCGATCTCTACATCGGCCTCATGTCCGGGACGAGCCTGGACGGCATCGATGCCGTTCTCGCCGATTTCTCCCTGCGCGCCCTTATGGTAAGCACCTACTACGGCGCAATTCCAGCGCCGCTGCGCAGTGAGCTCAAGACGCTGCTGCAACCCGGCGAGGACGAACTCGCCCGCAGTGCTGTGGCCGGAAACGAGCTCACAGCGCACTATGCACGTGCGGTCGAGGCGCTGTTGCGCGACGCAGGGAAGTCGGCGAGCGAGATCCTGGCGATCGGGTGTCACGGACAGACGGTGCGCCATCTCCCCGAACGCGGCTATACCATCCAGCTGGTCAACGGCGCGTTGCTGGCCGAGCAGACCGGGATCGCCGTCGTATGCGATTTCCGCAGCCGCGATGTGGCAGCCGGCGGCCAGGGTGCGCCGCTGGTGCCCGCATTTCATTCGGCGATGTTCCGCCACCGGTCGGTGGATCGGGTCATCGTCAACCTGGGGGGCATTGCGAACCTGACCTGGTTGCCTGCGACCGGCGCCATTACAGGCTTCGACTGCGGCCCGGCCAATGCACTGCTGGACGAATGGGTCGAGCAGCATCTCGGAGCGCCCTATGACGCTGCGGGTCATTGGGCCGCAAGTGGCGAAGTCCTGCCCGATCTGCTCGCGGTCCTGGCGGCCGATCCCTACTTTGCCCGCTCTCCGCCGAAGAGCACCGGGCGCGAGTACTTCGATCTGAAGTGGGCGCATGCTCACTTGCGCTCCCAATACCGGCGCGAAGATGTCCAGGCCACCTTCGCCGAGTTGAGCGCGTCGGTGCTGGCCTCGGCCATCGCGCGCTACTGCCCCGGGGCGAACGAAGTGCTGCTCTGCGGCGGGGGAGTGGCCAACGTGGATCTGGTCGAGCGTATCGCCCGGTTGCTCGCCGGCCGCAAGGTGGCATCGACGGCGCTGCTTGGCGTCGATCCGGACTGGGTGGAAGCCCTCGCCTTCGCCTGGCTTGCCCGCGAGGCGCTGGCAGGCCGGCCCGGCAATGTGCCCGAGGTCACCGGAGCGCGCGGCCCGCGCGTGCTCGGTTGCATTTATCCGGCATGA
- a CDS encoding OsmC family protein, giving the protein MKVRVKWVENVCFLAETESGHAIVMDGAAEGGGRNLGPRPMETVLAGTGGCSAYDVVTILRKARQPVKDCEVRIEAERAPEDPKVFTRIHMHFIVTGSGVRKEHVERAVHLSAEKYCSASIMLGKTAQITHNYEILDG; this is encoded by the coding sequence ATGAAGGTCCGTGTCAAATGGGTCGAGAACGTCTGCTTCCTGGCAGAGACCGAGAGCGGTCATGCCATCGTGATGGACGGCGCAGCCGAGGGCGGCGGCCGTAACCTCGGCCCGCGGCCGATGGAAACAGTGCTTGCCGGTACGGGCGGCTGCAGCGCCTACGACGTGGTGACGATCCTGCGCAAGGCGCGCCAGCCGGTGAAAGACTGCGAAGTGCGTATCGAAGCGGAGCGCGCGCCCGAAGACCCGAAGGTCTTCACCCGCATCCATATGCATTTCATCGTGACCGGGAGCGGCGTTCGCAAGGAGCACGTCGAGCGCGCGGTCCATTTGTCGGCCGAAAAATACTGCTCGGCTTCCATCATGCTGGGCAAGACGGCGCAGATCACCCACAACTACGAAATCCTGGACGGCTGA
- a CDS encoding YdcF family protein, which produces MLALVKTLILPPANLLLLAMAGLALRRRYPRWGYGTAAVALGLLYLISTPIVSSFCLSLLEEAYVDPLAEPGAQAIVALGGGTNEWAPEYGTDVVNSLTMTRIRYAAKLQRASGKPLLVSGGSVRGDTLAEAQQMRAVLVDEMNVPVRWTEERSVDTFTNAVESYRILAPLGITTVYLVTHAWHMPRARLAFAHAGFTVIPAATAFSQTEPIDPSLLDFLPRASALMKSYYFWHEVLGYLAYSVRVRL; this is translated from the coding sequence ATGCTCGCGCTGGTAAAGACGCTGATTCTGCCGCCGGCGAATCTCCTGCTTCTCGCCATGGCCGGGCTGGCGCTGCGCCGGCGTTATCCGCGCTGGGGCTACGGCACGGCGGCCGTCGCACTGGGCCTCCTGTACTTGATCTCCACGCCGATCGTCAGTTCGTTCTGCCTGTCGCTCCTGGAAGAGGCGTACGTCGACCCCCTCGCTGAACCGGGAGCACAGGCGATCGTCGCCCTGGGCGGCGGCACCAACGAGTGGGCGCCCGAATACGGCACGGACGTCGTCAATTCCCTGACGATGACGCGCATCCGCTACGCGGCAAAGCTGCAGCGCGCCAGTGGCAAGCCCTTGCTCGTCTCGGGCGGCAGCGTCCGCGGCGACACGCTTGCCGAAGCGCAACAGATGCGCGCGGTGCTGGTGGACGAAATGAATGTCCCGGTGCGCTGGACCGAGGAGCGCTCGGTCGACACCTTCACCAACGCGGTAGAAAGCTACCGCATCCTCGCCCCGCTCGGCATTACGACGGTGTACCTGGTCACCCACGCCTGGCACATGCCCCGGGCACGGCTCGCGTTCGCGCATGCGGGCTTCACCGTGATCCCGGCAGCCACGGCCTTCAGCCAGACCGAGCCGATCGATCCATCGCTGCTCGACTTCCTGCCCCGCGCCAGCGCGCTGATGAAGAGCTATTATTTCTGGCACGAAGTCCTCGGATACCTGGCGTACAGCGTGAGGGTCCGGCTGTGA
- the trpD gene encoding anthranilate phosphoribosyltransferase, whose protein sequence is MKPQEALTRIIEHREIFHDEMLSLMRQIMSGEMSPVLIAAIITGLRVKKETIGEIAAAAQVMRELATRVEVSDTAHLVDIVGTGGDGAHTFNISTAATFVAAAAGARVAKHGGRSVSSSSGSADVLESLGANINLTPPQVARSIDETGIGFMFAPNHHSAMKHAAPVRRELGVRTLFNILGPITNPAGAPNQLLGVFHPDLVGIQVRVLQRLGSRHVLVVHASSGMDEISLEGNTMVGELRDGQVREYTIHPNDFGLRECENAALKVADAAESKARVLQALAGTPGPVLDVVLVNAGAALYAADVVPTIAAGVERAREAVTSGAARAKLDRFVTFTRTL, encoded by the coding sequence ATGAAGCCCCAGGAAGCCTTGACGCGAATCATCGAGCATCGCGAGATCTTCCACGACGAGATGCTGTCGCTCATGCGCCAGATCATGAGCGGCGAGATGTCGCCGGTCCTGATCGCCGCGATCATCACCGGCCTGCGGGTCAAGAAGGAAACGATCGGCGAAATCGCGGCCGCCGCGCAGGTGATGCGCGAGCTGGCCACCCGGGTCGAAGTCTCGGACACGGCGCACCTGGTCGATATCGTCGGAACCGGGGGCGACGGCGCACACACCTTCAACATCTCCACGGCCGCCACCTTCGTCGCGGCGGCGGCCGGTGCGCGGGTAGCCAAGCACGGCGGGCGCTCGGTCTCGTCCAGCTCGGGCAGCGCGGACGTGCTGGAATCGCTCGGGGCGAACATCAATCTCACGCCCCCCCAGGTCGCCCGCTCGATCGACGAGACCGGCATCGGCTTCATGTTCGCCCCCAATCACCACTCGGCCATGAAGCACGCCGCGCCGGTGCGCCGCGAGCTGGGCGTTCGCACCCTGTTCAATATCCTCGGCCCGATCACCAATCCGGCCGGCGCGCCCAATCAGCTGCTGGGCGTGTTCCATCCCGACCTCGTGGGCATCCAGGTGCGGGTGCTGCAGCGGTTGGGAAGCCGCCACGTGCTGGTGGTGCATGCGTCGAGCGGCATGGACGAGATCTCGCTCGAAGGCAACACCATGGTGGGCGAGCTGAGGGACGGGCAGGTGCGCGAGTACACCATCCACCCGAACGACTTCGGCCTGCGGGAGTGCGAGAACGCGGCGCTCAAGGTGGCGGATGCCGCCGAATCCAAAGCGCGCGTGCTGCAGGCGCTGGCCGGAACGCCTGGGCCGGTGCTCGATGTCGTGCTGGTCAATGCGGGCGCGGCGTTGTATGCCGCCGATGTCGTGCCGACGATCGCGGCCGGCGTGGAACGCGCGCGCGAGGCCGTGACCAGCGGAGCGGCTCGCGCCAAGCTCGATCGATTCGTAACCTTCACCCGCACGCTTTGA